Proteins found in one Arachis stenosperma cultivar V10309 chromosome 8, arast.V10309.gnm1.PFL2, whole genome shotgun sequence genomic segment:
- the LOC130945918 gene encoding uncharacterized protein LOC130945918 yields MEGILEDNPSSQDDSQPRRPISEHHEATNQAKIASTIHHANEHVTTDPQHPEKTRDKAAQIIQDLCLRVQELEGKLNNREKHNNEHGSQATSRSRSHHGRSPIRQHNRRDDRSTSRNRRREKSPERRYDKKHHRSDSRDLNRQHDSDEDRRYRSTKRTRNDHTIMGATPFTEEILRAKLPRGFDKPTDMKYDGTKDPQEHLTAFEARMNLEGASDAVRCRAFPVTLAGPAIKWFNALPNGSITSFHDITRKFMAQFTTRITKAKHPISLLGVTQRQEESTRKYLDRFNDECLTVDGLTDSVASLCLTNGLMNEDFRKHLTTKPVWTMHEIQNVAKDYINDEEVSQVVAANKQQHVATQHGNPTPRHNAPPKENQRDHLKPTHRPPRIGKFSNYTPLTAPITEVYHQIADRGIIPRARPLKERTGGNKTLYCDYHRGYGHKTQDCYDLKDALEQAIRDGKLPEFVKIIREPRRADRDKSPEREGRNPRTQKPPRENAEEDPTIIVNVITGKDVPNKSKLTMKKDLKIMAVKNHDPVTFADSTITFLPEDCQNGTSAGDAPFVISARIGTGLVRRILVDTGADSNILFRGAFDKLGLRNDNLQTHRHGVTGLGDNFLKPDGSVTLPITIGTSNQRKTILSEFVVLKDSTAYNVILGRKTINDFSAVIFTKYLLMKFKAEDGTIGTIHGDREIAAECDNNSLALRKNPKTRPEYSLPT; encoded by the coding sequence ATGGAGGGCATCCTGGAGGATAACCCATCAAGCCAGGACGACTCCCAACCGCGTCGTCCGATCTCAGAACACCATGAAGCCACAAACCAAGCAAAAATAGCAAGCACCATCCACCACGCAAACGAACACGTCACGACGGACCCACAACATCCCGAGAAAACTAGGGACAAAGCGGCACAAATCATCCAGGATCTCTGTCTCCGGGTCCAAGAACTTGAAGGCAAGCTAAACAACCGAGAAAAACACAATAACGAGCATGGAAGCCAGGCAACTTCCAGGTCAAGATCCCACCACGGAAGGTCGCCAATCCGGCAGCACAATAGGAGAGATGATCGCAGCACCTCACGCAACCGCCGACGCGAGAAGTCGCCTGAACGACGATACGACAAAAAACACCATCGCAGCGATTCTCGGGATCTAAACCGTCAGCATGATTCAGACGAAGACCGGAGATACCGAAGCACCAAACGCACGAGAAACGACCATACCATAATGGGAGCTACACCCTTCACGGAAGAAATCTTAAGAGCAAAACTCCCCAGAGGTTTTGACAAACCCACTGACATGAAGTACGACGGAACCAAAGACCCTCAAGAGCACCTAACGGCCTTCGAGGCCAGAATGAATTTAGAAGGAGCATCCGACGCAGTCCGATGCAGAGCCTTCCCAGTAACCCTTGCCGGCCCAGCGATCAAATGGTTCAACGCCCTCCCGAACGGATCCATAACTAGCTTCCACGACATCACAAGAAAATTCATGGCCCAATTCACAACCCGAATCACCAAGGCCAAACACCCCATCAGCCTGTTAGGGGTCACACAAAGGCAAGAAGAATCCACGAGAAAATACCTCGACCGCTTCAACGACGAATGCCTGACAGTCGACGGACTCACGGACTCCGTCGCCAGCCTCTGCCTAACTAACGGACTCATGAATGAAGACTTTCGCAAACATCTCACCACCAAACCAGTGTGGACCATGCACGAAATCCAGAACGTCGCCAAAGATTACATCAACGACGAGGAAGTCAGCCAGGTCGTCGCTGCCAACAAACAGCAGCACGTCGCCACCCAACACGGCAACCCGACTCCCCGTCATAACGCACCACCCAAAGAGAACCAACGAGACCACCTTAAACCGACCCACCGACCACCAAGAATAGGAAAATTCTCCAACTACACTCCCCTAACAGCACCAATTACTGAGGTATACCACCAAATAGCAGACCGAGGCATCATCCCCAGAGCCCGACCACTCAAGGAAAGGACTGGAGGAAACAAAACCCTCTACTGCGACTATCACCGCGGATACGGCCACAAAACACAAGATTGTTACGATCTTAAAGACGCTCTTGAGCAGGCCATACGAGACGGCAAACTCCCCGAGTTCGTCAAAATCATCAGAGAACCAAGGCGCGCCGACAGAGACAAATCACCAGAAAGAGAAGGGCGCAACCCGAGAACCCAAAAACCACCCAGGGAAAACGCCGAAGAAGATCCGACCATCATAGTGAACGTCATCACGGGCAAGGACGTGCCAAATAAGTCAAAACTAACAATGAAAAAAGACCTCAAGATAATGGCCGTCAAAAACCACGACCCAGTCACCTTTGCCGACAGCACGATAACCTTCCTACCCGAGGACTGCCAGAACGGCACCTCGGCCGGAGATGCCCCCTTCGTCATATCAGCCCGAATCGGAACAGGACTAGTAAGAAGAATACTCGTGGACACGGGTGCCGACTCCAACATCCTCTTCCGAGgagccttcgacaaactcgggcTCCGCAACGACAACCTCCAAACGCATCGCCACGGCGTCACGGGCCTCGGAGATAACTTCCTCAAGCCAGACGGCTCGGTTACTCTCCCCATCACCATAGGAACGAGCAACCAGAGAAAGACGATCCTATCCGAATTCGTCGTCCTAAAAGACTCCACAGCCTATAACGTCATTCTCGGAAGAAAAACAATCAACGACTTCTCGGCAGTCATCTTCACCAAATACCTTCTCATGAAATTCAAAGCCGAAGACGGCACCATTGGAACTATCCACGGAGACCGAGAAATTGCAGCCGAATGCGACAACAATAGCTTAGCCCTAAGGAAAAATCCCAAGACGCGGCCGGAATATTCCTTGCCGACCTAG